One Cloacibacillus sp. genomic window, TGAATCATTATCCGCCAGCAGCGCCGCGGGGTTCGCGCCCCTTTTTGATATAAGGTCCCATGTCGAGCCGTCGGTCATCCCCCCGGCGGCCTCGGTGGGGCCGTCTGTGCCGTCGGAGCCGCAGGAGACAAAAACCATCCCCTCGACGCCGGCGAGATATTTCGCCATTATCAGCGCCAGCTCCTGATTGCGCCCGCCAAGCCCCTTGCCTTTAAGGCGCACGGTGGGCTCGCCGCCGAATATGAGGGCGCAGGGACGGCGATAGGGCGAGTCCAGCGCGCCGGCGAGCTTCGATGCGCCGTATATCCGCTTTGCAAGCTCCTCAATATCCCCGTCGACGGCGTCGTCGATGATATAGGCATTATAGCCTAGCTCTTCCGCGCGCCGCGCCGCGGCTTCGCAGAGGATACGCACGTTGGCGGCCATCACCGTCGTCACGTTTGGCGTGTCGACAGGCTTCTGTCCTTCGATTACCTTATCGTCTATGCCGAGTGAATATTTATCGTTTATATGGCGTATATCCTCCGCGCGCGCCGGGTTGGGGGCGGCGGGGCCGGAGGCTATCGAGCCGAGGTCGTCGCCGAGCACGTCGGAGAGGACGATCTGATAGATTTTCGACGGCGCGCAGTGCCTGGCGAAACGTCCGCCTTTGACGGCGGAGAAGAGCTTCCGAATGGTGTTTATCTCCTGTATGTCCGCGCCGCAGGCGAGCAGTCTGCCGTTCAGCCCGCGCATGTA contains:
- a CDS encoding DUF4147 domain-containing protein; its protein translation is MVNITNSTLRKDAEKIYTAALREAMPEEAVRRALREMRPAEELVLVAIGKAAWRMAKAARDELGERIACGAVITKYGHSEGPIANLSIYEAGHPILDENGLEAAKAALELTKRESEGRAVLFLVSGGGSALFESLLPGVTLEYMRGLNGRLLACGADIQEINTIRKLFSAVKGGRFARHCAPSKIYQIVLSDVLGDDLGSIASGPAAPNPARAEDIRHINDKYSLGIDDKVIEGQKPVDTPNVTTVMAANVRILCEAAARRAEELGYNAYIIDDAVDGDIEELAKRIYGASKLAGALDSPYRRPCALIFGGEPTVRLKGKGLGGRNQELALIMAKYLAGVEGMVFVSCGSDGTDGPTEAAGGMTDGSTWDLISKRGANPAALLADNDSNRALEIDGSLIVTGPTGTNVNDLMLLLVGR